Within Fusarium fujikuroi IMI 58289 draft genome, chromosome FFUJ_chr08, the genomic segment TGCGGAACAAAGAATTTAGGAGACCGATCAGAACAGGCTACCACTGCTTACGCGAGTTTGATAGTTCTCTCAAggcaagattgagaagatATAACCCGAGGGCTCCATTTCCCTGTACTTATTGGAAAGCCATAAGCGTAACATGAACTACTGGAAAGACCAGGCACAAGATCTTCTCACGACGTGAATCTGCCTCGTTCCCTAGCCTCCTCAACCCTTCGCGCCATCTCCTCTCTCCTCCCTCTGCAACGAGCACATTTCATCGGAACGAAACAACGACCGCTATGAATACCAACCGTGCAATGTCTCCAGCCGTTGAATTGTATACCTTCTGCGCAAGGATCCCATTCATGAAAACTCCCCATATTCCTTCCGCAATAGCAAAGCTTTTCGTAATATGCTACAGTGCACATATTGAGCGGTGGGGTTCGAGGGTACTGTCGTGTAGGATGCAGACAGTTTTTATCTTTCGAGGTATCTTGTATCGTGGTAGTCTTAGTGGAGGGTGTTGAAGATACTTGAGAAGGCGAAAGAGGTCTGcgttatatatactgcatCCCCCAAGCAGTGATGAAGTTCGACGCCGCCACATGAATGATTATGAGGAGGACTACCTTTTCCTAATCACAGCTTGGATGAAGTGTGAGTCTCTGGCATTTGCCCAGTCTAGGTAGCTTCTTTGGGTTGAGAGCCCATAATCACCACACATAACTTACAGAATAGTTTGCGACAGACTGGACTGCAAATCGTCAAGACATGATTCGAAGAGAATCGAATTCAATGGGACCAAGTGTGATCAACATGCGAGTAATCTCTTCATCGGAGGATCAAAATTGATGCCCATACTGATGCTTGAACGGACTGCAGAATATTATCCCTGTGAGTACTATTCGGATGAAACGATGAGTCTAGCGTAAAGAATGGAAAACATGCAGAATGCACGAATgtggagattgagaagttggCAGAAATAGGTAGACTGGCCGTGATACTgactcctcatcatcatcaccctaCGGAAACATATTcagatgctcaaggcgaCACGAAAATATCTGTCAGGTCATCACTTACCTTCATCCGACGAACACATGTCTTGTAGCTATTGACAAACCCCCTGAGCGCGCCATGCGAAGTCATAGAGCTGAAAAAAGGAGAGTTCACCAAGCCTGAACATTTATTGTTACACGAGATGCTGTGATCAGCTACTCTGGTAAGCATAGAGCTGTCATTCATTATAAAATGCTTGGCTTATTCGCTGTCTGTACCGAATTATCAATCACCCTTCATAACTGTACGCCACTGGTTTCTCTTCCATCTACATAGAACTCAATCACTGACGGACGATACAATTTCAAGATGAGTTTCTACCAAACGACCAGTAATTACGGTGCAACTACAAGATCTAGTAGTATGAATGAAGCAATTGTGAACATCTCAGATTCAGAATCAACGACAAGCACGGGTTCTGAGGATACTGGGAGCTTAGGTGAGGAACCAGCGACTAAGGAACAGTTGACGTATTGGAGACTTTCATCTATCGGCAAAGGAGATTCCTACTCCCTAAAAACCATTGGAAACACATCCTACGCTCTCGTTCGATCTATCCACTCCGTATGGTTCACCGCGGAGTGGGATGACGGGGCGGAATCATGGGAACCCGAAGTTTCGCTACAGGGCTATCAACCAGAGCTGGTCTATGCTTACTGGGATGCAATAGAAGGGGGACGCCAAGGGGCCACCAAATTCGATTTGTTCCATGTCTTTAGGATCCTCGAACACAGAACCATGAGAGATTCTAGCAGGAGACGCGCTAAAAAGCTTTGCTATAAGGTCCAGTGGGTTGGGTACGATGTGAAAGATTACAGCTGGGAGCCGGCAGCGAAggttgctcttcttgtcccCTGGATGAAGAAAGAGTACGATAAGATGCATGGGCTATGAACTCTGGGAGATAGTACAACACAAGAGAATGTATCATCAGGTAGAATGGAAACTACATGTGACGGCTGAACAGAGAGGTAGGAGGTTTGATTTCTCAGATACATCAAGAACACAGAAGTTCTCGTTTAGTGGAACGTAAGTGATACGAGGGAAACATTTTAGCTGTAGCGTGTTACAATCCATTCTTTAAACATAAAAGCTGTTGAACCAAAGCTCTGATTTGCGCAATAACACTAGAACTGAAGCTTAAGTGGTCAAGTAGACACCTCAAAACAAGGATTTCTAGAATTCCTCCTGGCCTATTTATTCGTGGAGGTACTTGACCTCTTTCCCAGGGTTTGGCTGCTGAACCAGCCCAAGCTGCTGGAGAGCCGTCAGAGCTCCCTCTTCCCCAGTCTCATCCACAATAAGCCCATCCTTGAGTGTGAAGATAGTCGTTCCAGAGAAGTACATTTTCTTGCCCGTATTCGCCTTCTCCAAAGCGCCGACCGCAAGATCATGGAAGGCAACTCCAGTATGAGTGCCGCCTCCGATCCAGCGACCGACTACATATGGCCCGCTGGCGATCAGAGGGTGCTGGTAGGCATGAAACGAGATATCTGGAAATGCCTGTTGACTGGGGTTAGCTACTAAGGTGAGAGTTTTGTATGGgtcttcttgcctccttgAATTctgacagcatcttcttggcaTTCTCCTTTCCATACCGTGGGCCATGCATTGGGTAGTTGATGACGAAGTTATCAGCGCAGAGCTTGTCGACGATCTCGGGGTTGCCTTTGCCCCAGTACTCGGTGAAGTACTCCTGGATAACCTCTAGGTTCTTTGTCTCCTCTTGAGTGGGCATTGTGCTGCTGTTGATACTGGTAGTTAAAGTGTTGCTGTTGTATTGGTATGATGGATGATTTAGAactctgttgctgctgtcgaGAAGGGGGTCATGGATCTTATAGTGATATGGGTAAGCAATATCTGAGAGGAAAGGCTAACTTTTTACTAGACCGATCCTTGCAATGCCTCATATTCACAATGCCCAACAATTTCGACTTGCTGATTGGCTGATTCAGAGGCAACATAACCTCTTCGCAAACTGGATGCATGGATTCGGAGCCAGCGAAAGCATGGGTCTATGGAGTCGCCAGATCACGATAAGCAATTTTGCCGCAAAGTAATTGCTCAGTTCCATAGCAATGTACGAGTTTTATCCATGAGGCGAAATAAAGAGCCTCTATGATTGGGCAATTTGAAAGCAACATTCCACCAAGAGCACGTCATAGAGAAATGGTGAAAGAAACCTCCACTATGATTGGTCACATTGAGAGCAATGATCCACCTTTGACAGCTCTGGCACTGTAATTGTCCGAGAACAAGTGCCGTCTCTGGCAATAAGTCTAGGGCCGCCCGGGAGGATCTGAAACTAAGGGGGAATTTGAGTCGCTATAAGTCTTCCTAGCCTGTAAAGCCTCAGCACCAGGCATATTTCCTTTATAAATAGCCACCTAGCGTAGGAAAGACCAGTCCAACTCAAGTCTTTTGCaaacctcaacaacatcatttCTGATACGTACCAGTCACCCCAGTCATGTCATCGATCACTGTATATCGTGGAACCCCAAGCGGGAGAGTGCAGCAAGCTACAGTCCCAAGGCCTGGTCCTCCAAAAGCACATCAAGTCACGGTTCGTATCACTCATTCTGGCCTTTGTGGTACCGACGAGCACTACAAGTGCCAGGACATGGTTCTCGGTCATGAGGGAGTTGGCATCGTCGAGTCAATCGGCAGTTCTGTCGCAACGCTGAAAGTTTAAGTAGCCTGAGCGCAACCTAACCATTAATGCCGGTCTCCAGCTAACAGGTTCCTGTACACAGTGGAGATAGAGTTGGCTGGGGCTATTGTCATGGAAGCTGTCTCAACTGCGAGTATTgcgatcaaggccaagagctGTACTGCGAACAGCGACAGTTCTACAGCTTCGACGAGTTCGATCAGGGCTCGTTCGCGACTTATGCAACTTGGAATGAGCACTTTGTCTTCCGTATTCCGGATAGCATCCCATCTGCGGAGGCAGCTCCTTTGATGTGCGCTGGGGCAGCCGTGTATTCCGCTCTTCGCAGCGCACAAGTCCAGTGGTATCACCGAGTGGGTGTTCTTGGCCTCGGGGGTCTAGGACACCTCGCTGTTCAGTATGCTGCCAAGATGGGCTGCCATGTCACAGTCTATTCCCACTCATCTGGCAAAGAAAAAGCAGCCCGAAAGCTGGGAGCGTCGGATTTCCAAGTGATGGGAGAGAGTTCCCCTCCTAGTCGAGCTGTTGATTGCCTGCTCTTGACTGGTGCTCAACAGCCGGACTGGTCCCAAGCCCTGTCGCTGGTTCGACGGGGCGGTGTGATAAGTGCAGTTACTGTGGTCTCATCTGAGCTGCGATGCCCATATGGGGAGATTCTGATGAACGCGATCCGGATACAGGGAAGCCTACCTGCCGCCCCGAATCTCCAACGGGAGATGCTTAGCTTCTCGGCGCTCCATGGAATAAAACCAGTTATCGAGACCTTTCCGTTCACTGAGAAGGGAATTAATGAGGCGATGGAGAAGCTTCGCCAGGGTAAGATGCGATATAGGGGCGTTCTTGCAATGGAGGGTTAGGGGTCTCTTCAAGCTGGGATGCATTTTCTTGTCATCACTCTGGCTCTGCATTAGACTCATCTTCCATAGGGGGGGAGTAGCCCTAAGTAATTCAAAACTACTCCGACATGGTCTGAACTCTGAAGAATGATCCTACTTATATTGCGGTAAGCTAGTAGTCTGCTGTATTAGAAACCCATCAAACTAGTATGTGACAGAAATACACGTCCATATTCTAGAGCCAGATCACCGATTTAAGCTCATCTTGGCCTGCAATGTCGATAACCTCCAGTGTTATCACAGCTTGGGTCCTGGGCGAGGCTTAGGTTTAGGGGGGGGAGGCATTGGGTTTGGTTGAgaaggcatttctttaagCGTCGCGGTGTAAATAATATGTATATCTTGGAGGAGTCTAAATTGGCAATATCTTTAGAGGGGGACTTGAGAAGGATTGGGTATGGTAGCGCGGCGATCGGGGTTTATATAAAGCTGAAGCTTCTGTGACTCACTGACGTATGGCAGTCACATATGTAGCAATCGCAAACTGAACAATGTTCACAAGCCATTCACTGTAACAACAAAGTTGTACATTGGTTGCCACGTAAACGTCACAAGcgattattattaagagtGAAAATGCTACGACGCCGAAAAGCATCCCCTTTGTCATGTAACTCTCAGTCGAGGTGCTGCTTGATCTCTTGCTGCGTCCATTCCCAAAGCTTTTCACGAGCATCTTTATCCTGACTCAGTTTGCTCCCCTTACCCGTCACACCAACAGGATGGTAAAATACCCCACTTTCAGCTTTAGGATCAGTCGCCGCCCATAACTGATTCAATGCACCCTTGGAAGCGTCAACAGCGATGAAGCTTAATGCAAGCCTTGTGAGTGTTCCCAAGATAAGACTGTGATTGATAAGCGGTGCTGCGAGGTTCGTCTGTACGACTCCTGGGTGGACGCTAATGACTTTGATATTGGGATATCGCTCGGCAAGGGCTGCGGTGTAGTGGACGTTTGCGAGCTTCGATATCGCATAGCGCGATGTTGAAGAGTAGCTAGGCATGGTGGTGTTGAATTGGTCGAACTGGTATGGATTCTTTGGCGACATGGACTCTCCCATCGAAGAAAGGAATACGATCCTCACGTCAGAAttgatcttggtggtctCCTCAAGAATCGGCAGAAGGAGATGAGTGAGAAAAGCATGGCCCATATGGTTCGTGCCAATCTGGATCTCGTAGCCTTCCTCGGTACGACCCTCTGGCGTCATCATGATGCCAGCATTGTTAATAAGAATATCGAGTCGGGTGGAAGATGTCTGGAACTCTGCAGCGGCAGATTTGATACTCGCCAGGGAAGCGAGATCAAGCGCTAGAAAAGATATCGCGTCGGTGTTGGCGCCCCCTTGTCGCAGGTCATTGACGGCTTGGTCAAACTTTGCTTTGCTGCGACACGCGAGGAAGATCCTTGAGGGTTCATGCTTTAACAGCTGCCGAGCAGTCTCAAGACCCAGTCCTGAGTTCCCTCccgtgatgaggatgactttaCCATTCTGGCTGGGAATATCAGTGTCGGGAGAGAATTTGACAGGTCCCATTTTGTGTGTTGATGGGGAGGTAATGAATGTCGCAGGGTGGCTGCAAGCGCGTCTTAATATATCTGGTAATGGCGGGCTCGGAATCGTGTTTCACCCCGTAAAAGGTCTCTTAAGTCCGACACTAGGCTCTTTCAGCTCGGTAGTTGCATATGCTCGAATCTTCGGCAAATGCGAAAACTCTATTGATGGTGACATGCAAGTGGGtacggaaggccaaatcgacatctatgccaaaattcatcttaagggattttttttactctatccaccctaatatagcactaaaggcccctttaggcttctaggcaatataatattattatattaaatattattgctataatgcAGCACTATAGActaaggcctatattaagggctatagccctctctcttatatatacctatataagcctatagtatactatttaaagctaaactatttacttttacttttattattataaattatattaaattttacCTTAAAACTggctatagctataataaactttatataaaattaaaggcccttaaagaagctagtttttgcctattttattaataactacttattaaagctattaaggttattaaccttactaTAAGTAGCCCCCTTAGGCCTAGTTTAATAACgatttaaactaaataaatataactaatctttattatatatattaatactattaatatagctactaaaagctagcaatatagtattacagtaataagctataaaagtataattattattaaattaaaggctatattttatattactttaagataccttaaggaagttattttaggcatttctatactaaagtataataaaggagttaaaagtaaaaatattaaaagtaagattatagccctattaggctttatatttttattttataataaaatagtttattttattatattaagttactataaagagttcttattaataaagtaaaaacttattaatagttatattattagtatatatttaaatagatctattatatatagagatactatttataaaaccttatagctaaaggacttttttaaggcaGTAAGTATTACACTTTCTATAAgggctaaagctttagtttttcttatgcttttatactttaatatataagataatttaaaagatagtaataccctatagcctaataagtagGCAATTAAGTAGGcagaaattaaaatacctactttaaagtatataataaagattaaaagagagataaaaaataaaaaaaaatctatataaaataaaagaaaggagaataatattaaagctaaaattaaggttaaggttaaagttaaaaagataaaaggtaaaaaagagagataatataaagatttaaatatatttaaggtatttctttaatctataatattaaataaggattAAGGAGGTAAGGAAGATAAGgagaaataaaattaagaaaaagctaaagggcgccctttataattaaaggccttACTATAGAGGTTTAaggaataatataaggctagcttttaaccttataattaatcttatcttaattaatattaccttaagtcttttagttaagtagctatatattaatattatatatagctaaataagactatatgCAATTAATCCTatctataggtatttctaaaagactaatagctagctattttccattaagtatatatacttttaattatacttatagatataagtatataaagagctttaGGTTCTTAGGGATATCTTAGGGAAAGATCTGccctttaagaatctttttatatactgtaattatatcCTAGGgcaaatatatattaagattaatattattatatttaaaaagcttcttaagaggctataattaattaaataatattaaataaatataattccttattttatagatctctagctaataatataagacctaAGGCTAACTAGAAAGAATATATGGCCTATTGcgctatttataaatataatgcaaattttatatatatataaatttagagagttctatatatataattagtataaaaagaatgtaaaatagtaatttaatcCAGAATAGAATTAGCAGAGAAATgcctattagctataattcttttaaaataCTCCTATAATAcagtagtatatatatatatatatatatatatatattgtGACGGTTATAATGAGCATTCCagggtaagaggtctagccttGTTGGTGGGGTTAGAAGGCTGTCTGTGGTGATAGATATAAAGGGATAGATtccccttaatatcttagtttcagtatgcctttttagactaaattttatactttttatctttatatttaatattattaaactaattacttaattatttatttaataataaagaccctatcttaattaaacctttatagctatatatacttaatttgcaattaa encodes:
- a CDS encoding related to ADH7-NADP(H)-dependent alcohol dehydrogenase, translated to MSSITVYRGTPSGRVQQATVPRPGPPKAHQVTVRITHSGLCGTDEHYKCQDMVLGHEGVGIVDGDRVGWGYCHGSCLNCEYCDQGQELYCEQRQFYSFDEFDQGSFATYATWNEHFVFRIPDSIPSAEAAPLMCAGAAVYSALRSAQVQWYHRVGVLGLGGLGHLAVQYAAKMGCHVTVYSHSSGKEKAARKLGASDFQVMGESSPPSRAVDCLLLTGAQQPDWSQALSLVRRGGVISAVTVVSSELRCPYGEILMNAIRIQGSLPAAPNLQREMLSFSALHGIKPVIETFPFTEKGINEAMEKLRQGKMRYRGVLAMEG
- a CDS encoding Bli-4-like alcohol dehydrogenase, which translates into the protein MGPVKFSPDTDIPSQNGKVILITGGNSGLGLETARQLLKHEPSRIFLACRSKAKFDQAVNDLRQGGANTDAISFLALDLASLASIKSAAAEFQTSSTRLDILINNAGIMMTPEGRTEEGYEIQIGTNHMGHAFLTHLLLPILEETTKINSDVRIVFLSSMGESMSPKNPYQFDQFNTTMPSYSSTSRYAISKLANVHYTAALAERYPNIKVISVHPGVVQTNLAAPLINHSLILGTLTRLALSFIAVDASKGALNQLWAATDPKAESGVFYHPVGVTGKGSKLSQDKDAREKLWEWTQQEIKQHLD